From the genome of Neomonachus schauinslandi chromosome 5, ASM220157v2, whole genome shotgun sequence, one region includes:
- the LOC110570495 gene encoding heterogeneous nuclear ribonucleoprotein A1-like: MSESESPKEPEQLWKLFIRGLSFETTDESLRSHFEQWGTLTDCVVMRDPNTKRSRGFGFVTYATMEEVDAALNARPHKVDGRVVEPKRAVSREDSQRPGAHLTVKKIFAGGIKEDTEEHHLRDHFEQYGKIEVIEIMTDRGSGKKRGFAFVTFDDHDSVDKIVIQKYHTVNGHNCEVRKALSKQEMASASSSQRGRSGSGNFGGGRGGGFGGNDNFGRGGNFSGQGGFGGSRGGGGYGGSRDGHNGFGNDGSNFGGGGSYNDFGNYSNQSSNFGPMKGGNFGGRSSGSYGGGGQYFAKPRNQGGCGGSSSSRSYGSGRRFSLLPGNKG; the protein is encoded by the coding sequence ATGTCTGAGTCAGAGTCTCCCAAAGAGCCTGAACAGCTGTGGAAGCTCTTCATCAGAGGTTTGAGCTTTGAAACAACCGATGAGAGTCTGAGGAGCCATTTTGAGCAATGGGGAACTCTAACGGACTGTGTGGTAATGAGAGATCCAAACACCAAGCGCTCCAGAGGCTTTGGGTTTGTCACTTATGCCACTATGGAGGAGGTGGATGCAGCCTTGAACGCAAGGCCACACAAGGTGGATGGAAGAGTTGTGGAACCAAAGAGGGCTGTCTcaagagaagattctcaaagaccTGGTGCGCACTTAACTGTGAAGAAGATTTTTGCTGGTGGCattaaagaagacactgaagaacatcatctaagagatcattttgaacagtatgggaaaattgaagtgatCGAGATCATGACTGACCGAGGCAGTGGCAAAAAgagaggttttgcttttgtaacatttgatgaccatgactctgtagacaagattgtcattcaaaaataccatactgtgaatggccacaactgtgaagtaaggaaagccctatctaagcaagagatggctagtgcttcatccagccaaagaggtcgaagtggttctggaaactttggtggtggtcgtggaggtggttttggtgggaatgacaacTTTGGTCGTGGAGGGAACTTCAGTGGTCAAGGTGGCTTTGGTGGCAGTCGAGGTGGTGGTGGATATGGTGGCAGTAGGGATGGCCATAACGGATTTGGTAATGATGGAAGCAACTTCGGAGGTGGCGGAAGCTATAATGATTTTGGCAATTACAGCAATCAATCCTCAAATTTTGGacccatgaaaggaggaaattttggaggccGAAGCTCTGGCTCCTATGGTGGTGGAGGCCAATACTTTGCCAAACCACGAAACCAAGGTGGCTGTGgtggttccagcagcagcaggagctaTGGCAGTGGCAGGAGGTTTTCATTACTGCCAGGAAACAAGGgttag